A stretch of DNA from Dioscorea cayenensis subsp. rotundata cultivar TDr96_F1 chromosome 4, TDr96_F1_v2_PseudoChromosome.rev07_lg8_w22 25.fasta, whole genome shotgun sequence:
TACTACTACCCACTCACCACGGTATTGTTAtatcgataaacccgtgcacttgcagttcacaCGCAAAAAGGGGGTTGTCAGTTACTTCTTCAAAGAAAAATCAAGTCTTATGACTacctttatttctttaatttaggCCCCCTAAACTCCTAGTGTTTCTGTGCTTTTGAATTTGAAACTATAAAGCATACTATCTCTTACTGCTCAAGATCTCAACTTATATGGTCATTGGTTGGTAACTTAATTGGCGAAGATATATGCTTTCCTAGTAGCCTTCTCGATAGTTTGTTGTTAGATCCCATTTACAACTCTAATTATAGCTTTGTTAATGCTGTCATTGTTGCAACTATCTGGTTCATTTGGAATGCAAGATGCAACTCTTTATTCAAGGATAAACCTCCAAATCCAAATCCCATTACCAAAAGAGTCTTTGCTCATGGCAAATAATATACCTCCACTTCTAACTTCCTCTGTGGCAAGAATCTTTTGTTAACTAATTTTTCACATGCAAGAAgtttattcttgttttcattgGCATCCTGGAATAACACCACTTCTGAAGGTGGCGCAGGTTTTTATGTTTCTAATGCTAACTATACTATCCTTTGTGCAGAAGTTGCCACATCCctattgaattttaattagAAGCTGAAACAAAAACACCTTCATTGCAGCTCTACATATTGTCATTAATCATAACTTCCGAATTCAGCACATTTTTATAGCTAGGGCTAACCTCCATTCTGCAATCAGCAGTAGTAATTTGTGATAATTTTGGCTCATTTGTGGGTGAATATGAAAATTCACAAAGGCTTAtggtttagtcccacattggaAGATGGAGGCTTTGGTGAAGGATGTAAGCCAACAAATAGATGCTTAAGGCATTGGTTTGAATCATCCCATTCTCAAACTCTTCTTCAATATTGGTTGAGCTTTTTAAGTTGGGAGTTTCCATTTGTAGGtaattgaaaaattaccaaaatttgtAAGCTTTAGAGTTAATGCACAAATGTCCTGCCGCGATACCCGAGGAGTAGACAAATTGTCAAACCTTGTAAAAATTCTGGTGTGTTCattcctttctttatttttgctttttagattttatattcaatattgaattataatatttcctggattatttatatttatagtaGGATAATATTTGTACATATAATGCTATTCATTTGACACTATTCATACATATGGTACTATTCATCTACTATATGTTTATAGTAAAGAGGAAGGTACCCAGTTCCATAAACATAATCCTCATCACAATTGGAGAgcttgatgagtgcaattcatatcatattttcttagccctcaattcatgcttttgcttgtctttcaGCACTTCTTTATAAAGATTTGGTGTTATTCTGGCtatatttgttaatgatgtAGGAATTGAGGAGCTTGATTTAACTAGGAGTGAATCAGGTCATCGAAATGATAGAAATTTGAACAAATATTAAGTGCTCAACCTCAACACGAGCAAAGCACAGTCATGCTCTGTCCCCCTAAATCTCCCAGCCTGCTGTGGATAAAGTGAAGAAGCCTATAGGGGAGTGACACCATGGTGAACACAGTTGAAGCACGATCATGTCCCTCCCCCTGAATCTTTCGGGCTGGAATGGCTATTTTTCTTAACGGCATGATCATGTTCATGGAAACACGCACCAAGCATGACCGGCTTCCTTCCACTAAAAATCTCAGGAGAACACTTAACCGATTCACTCAGAAGCGGTCCATGGAAACACGGTTTAAGCACAATCATTTTTAGACCGTGTCGAGCTTCAAGACAACCCTTTTAACCccagtttttaatgttttgctctcatctttgttcagggaCTCAACTATCCACCGGAGGACACTGAAGAGggcgaagatcaggcttcaccacacactCTAAGGGGATCAAGAGGAGTGGGGTTGAGCATATAGAGATCTCTACAtggaagatcatcttgagtagaagggagtcatgtcttctttctcttgctcttcatttatgtctttcttgttgtacctatccatgaggggctaaccgtccacggTGCCCCGGAATGTTGAACTATGtggctttgtatgctttgactacttgattatTAATGATTATGGAGCTCCTTGAATGTCTtgtgttttaatcttgtgtttgcttATCTTGATGGCTTAAATTGCACAGCTGCCTTGGTAATTtagttatcttggcataactAGTGTGTTTGAGAAGCATGAATGCAACATCGCTTTAAGGGCACACACTTGAATTGTGGAATGTACCTGGTAATTGTTATAATCAAGTCAACAtactataactcataggaatcgTCCCCGGGCATTGCTTTCTTGTagttgaaaacacaatcctaatcccTCGATTTCTACCATCATTCACTCTTTCACTATTAGTTcttaattaaatcttttatcACCTTTTGTTTGACTGAATATCAAAAGatagattagtactttaagtccagtccttgaggttcgacaaccctacccctcacggggtaccactttattacttgtgtgcgacccgtgcccttgcggagaacacatcagaGCTACCCAATGGCTTAGTCTTTTAGGACATTTGGTCAATACTATTGGAGCTCCAAAAGTTCATCTCATTACTAGAGATTTGATAAGAATTGCCTTTAGGCTTGCTAGTCATGGTGTTACTTTacattgtttatctttgtttctaTCCTACCAGGATAGGGATCTTCCAAGATGGCTAATGAAGACTCTTCAACTATGGCTATCACTGGCCTTAGCTAATTAGCTTTACTTTCAGTTGGTTGATTGttgcttttctctttttcaccctttgttgttttattttaatttctttgtaattttctgtttttttttcaaacaaatttcaGCTCAGCAGCTCTTCAAAAACATTGGAAAAAACCAAAATGGAGCATTGTGAGTTGTTGGAGTTGTGCATCACATATACGTGGACAAAAATGAGTACTAAGACTGAAAGTGAACGGAAGAAGAACCTTGAATTACCACTTATCTAGaaattgaaaatcaaatatttggaAAGGTCCTGCATTCTAGAGCATAGCAGAAGCAGAGTCATGAGCATTTCCATTCATGACCATCTTCATTAGCATGTCATTCAGAGTGTCAATAGGACCTGGCAAGCACCAATGAATGCAGTCATTTTTATCATTCTGCTGCTTACCACCATCAAATGGATAATAAGTACCGTAAGGACCTGGATGCCCATCAGGTCGCAAGAGGAAAAGATGGTAAGTATCAAGAAGCTCGATTCTCACCCCATTCCTTGCTCCAATGGGTGCAGCCTTCTCATACTCCTCAACCTCAACTTCCCTCATTTTAAGGTCTGCCGGAGCACCACTTATTTCCCCTTCTCTAAATGGCCTTGTCCTATTGCAAACTCTTTCAGTAGGTGACTCTCCAGCTTCATAGTGGCTTGGTGGCCATGTCCTAACAATGACAATGGGCTTGTGTTCAGATGTAGCAATGAAGTTGAGACTCAATTGAAGTGCCTTCGCATAAGCCTTAGCAGCCCCATATTCTTTGAGTCCCAATCCAGGGCAGTAATGGCAGCCAATGACTTCGTTTTTCTCAAATATAATGCTTGGATTATAGAACCAAGGGCTGCCCGAGAGCACCATATAGTCATATTGGTTATAGAATCTGGTCCACGTGCTATCCAGAATGTCAAGATGAAGGTTCATATACTTTTTAGAGGAAACCCCTGGGTCATCGATAGTTTCATAGTGTACCAGAAGTGGAGACCAAATCTCATAGATTGTGAAGTTGTGAGATGGAAAGTAGAATGTTATTATGTGGAAGGATGGGTCATGATATATAACGTGATGTTCTTCTACCTGCGGGATTAAAGAAGTTCATAATCCATTGTTTAGTACTATCAAGAAAAGAGAATGTGAAATAGTTTAATATTGAACATTACAAGATCTAAGTCTATAGAAGTTAAGTATCTAATAAATGCTGAGTCTCAGAAATTAGAGTAGTATGGAATGTGGAGATTAGAATATATATTACCTGAGAGAGTTGGCAGAGTAAGGAGTGCACATGGTTTTGGTAAATGGAATCGCCAATGAATGCCCATGATTTATGACGCATTGCATCCAGAAATGTCACCGGATCAAAGGGAGGCAGGTCACAGAATCTTGGTTTCCATCTCCAGTAAAGAAAACCTCTATCAGGCCTCCCATTCTTAAGACAGTTATTATACCGTGGTATTCCACCACAGGTTTTATCTGTGTATGCTGGGTTCTGCAGGATTTGGTATCCATTCCCCAATAGAAAGATCACATGCTTCTGCAATATACACCACAAAAATATGcctaattaattatgaaatttagTAATGATGGAAACACTTTTTGTAATGCAACGTTCTTACCAAAACCGTATTGAAGtctacattttttttcaaaagaattaattaatttctatttcccaattgttattttattttaaatttatgtttaaaaatttaaataaaataacacattCTTGTTGTACTCCTTTGTTCTCTGTTATTTATTTTCAGTCTTTTATTGTTCGTTTTTTCCTCTCTGTTGTACTTTCTTTGTTCTcttctttttaatcaaattgctggtttatccactttattaaaaaaaaaaaaaaacattcttttgaaagttaaatttcttcataaaaaaaagtcatttttaatttaaaagttacCAATCCAATTACATTCAgtttatatttctaatttcatgaagaaaaaaataaaaaaagtgaaatcataaaaaaagttttagtttaaagtttttttttaaaaaaagataaatctcAATTATATTAGATGAAACAACCAAGAGTACATTAAAAGAAGCACAAAACAACTGaagaacaaattaaaacaatcaactataaataaatatttacaataaaataGTGTGTaaaagaagtatatatatatataattatttatttaaattataaatactttttaaaaatagttacaaacaaaatcacaaaaaaaaaaaaattagagaaagacTAAACTATAAACAGAACTAAATTGTTTATGAAACACAGTGCAAAAATCAGGACATGTAACTCAcacaattcttttttttcagaGAGAAAGCACTCAGGTACAGAGATCAGTACCTACCTTTCTTTAAGTGCTGTTCTCTAACACTTGATTCCTTCATCAAAGGCCTTATATTCAATCGCTCTTGTTCCTCCAATAACAAGGAGTCTGAAATATCCATAGAcatatatgtgaaaaaaaaaggaatgaaaTTCATCATGGCAGAATGAAGCAATGCTATGGGAAACAAAAAAGATACGGTTTTCGGTCTCTGGTGTCCATGCGTTGAAGTAGCCAATGAAGAGGTAGCAAGCGGCACTGGCTAATAGGACAGCACCAATGAACTTGAAGAACACCATGCTAATGCTACTCCTCCTCAAACCCTCTTGTGAAAGCAGTGGTTCAAGGTCCCCTGCCACATCCACGTCTTTCATTGCCATCTGTGCTCAACAAACAAAGCACAGAGAACAAGCTTGATGCTAACCCCCCTCAAACTGGGTTTTCAATGAGTTGTTGTATTGATGATTTTATAGCACCGGAATATATATGGCTATTTCATTAATCATGTTTATACATAATGACAAGTGATTTGTACAGTCACCCCACCCGCAAAAAAATTGTTGGTAtggaatatttaaaaagttatgaGTTTAACTCTTTGCTGGATTTAGTGAAGGTAATGGACTCTTCATTTGTGAGTATTGTTTTCATAACCGGACCAGACCGGTTGGTCGGACAGACAGAATCAGGGAACCGGCCGGCAATCCAGCCCGGTTCTATAGAACTAGTTGACCAAGAGTCAACCCGGTCAAACCTGATCAAACCCTGGCGAACCTCCCGGTTTGACTAGAAACCAGAGTTGAACTCGGTTCTAAAGTTTTGCTTAAACTATAACAATTCACGGGCTTCAATTCACCTACCTCTCTCTTTGCTATCCAAAAGATGCTTGCTCTCTCCAACTCAAAGATTTCCCTTGATTCCATTCTATCTAAGTCACCATCAGagccccttctctctctctctctctctctctctctctctctctctctctctggtattcaagcaattcttttttccattttgtttttcaactttttcttctttttcactgTATTTCAGtccacataaaaaaatttatttataatttttcattaaattttttaagggCTAGTGAGGAGAATCTTATATATGATGTAGTTTTTTATGTCATTAGATTTAATTGGACATGGAATAATATATgagtttagaatttttttggaatatatatatatatatatatattacctcaTCCGGATCGACCAAACCGGGCCATCCGGTCCAACCGATTGACTCATGACCCGCTTGCTTAGCCGGTTCACTTCCTGGTCCGATTCTGAAAACATTGTTTGTGAGTTAGAGTTTACAACTTGAATCCTGCAGTACTGAGCTATAGTGTACGGACTGAACTTTTAATTCCTAATCCAGGTATACACTTGATGCTTTGCtctagaaaaagaaagacaaaataaattgaAACTTTATGCCTGCAGCCAATTGCAACAAATGTCGAAACCCCACAAGAGGTCTACCACACCTTTGCGGAGAGGACAGAACTTTTCTGACCTTGCTTCTTGTTGGATTAATGAGCCAATTTTCAACCACATCTTGAGGATCTTTCATTCTGCATATtgctttttccccctttttttttttttaaagaaatgtggacattataatgataattataattcattgtGTGCTTATTTTTTAGAATTCTGCTTTTAGTTTGTGCACAAGCCTACATCCGGATCAAAGTCTAGCAATTGGGAAGAGCTCCTAAAGTAGTATCCAGGATTTAAGCTGGACCACAATGAGTACTAATCTTTTGTAATTTACGCAGAAATGTATAGAAGTTGTTTGCTCTGAGATTGATTCTTTTCTTGTGGAGGTCTTACGAATTACTTTACATGTATAGATTGGCGATAAACGACTTCCCACAAGGGGTGTCAAACAGACAGTCAAGTACAATGATGTACTAGCTATGGTGATTTAAGAACCCCCTAAAAGATTTACTATGTGGGTTGGGTAACACGCGGCAATTAGGGCTTGCCATGTACCCCCAAGATGATATATCATGGATCATAACCTCACAATAGTAAATCCCCCTTACCTTTGCAACTACTGGAAAGATGGAGAATACACTCCTCCCACAAGGGTACCCAATGAACATTTGATGAACAATACCGATACAGATGTttatacaatatataatatatcagtACAGTACTATACAATGTGACTTCCACTACTCAAGGTGACATTTGCTACAATGTTGTCAAACTGGGAACCGGTCATGAGACCGGTCCAGTTACACCCTTTGACCTGCCTTTGAAATAACCTAGACAAAAATCTGATGACCCGACTTGTTTACCCAAGGATCGGATAACTTGAGCGGATCTAACTGGttaagcaaaatattttttttttcaaagaaaagagagaatgagaagATTGAAGGTGAAAAACAGAGGAGAAGTGAAACAGAACCACTGGCGGGCAGTGAGAGAATGAGGAAGAAATGAGACAACACCGAAGGAGAGACAGAGAGAgttcatctttatttttatttatttatttaattttttagtccGGAGGGGAATGCTAAGGGTGAGATAGAGTTGAGGGTTCACGTGCttctgctttttcttttttttatattatatattttttaatattttatatttttaaaaatttaataataatatgtaaaactaaaattttaaatattaaattaattgtatatggatatttaaaaaaacaaggaaagtatataaaattaaaattttaaatatgatattttaactaattgtgttttttatttattaaaaaataggttatattattttt
This window harbors:
- the LOC120257868 gene encoding protein trichome birefringence-like 26, which encodes MRHKSWAFIGDSIYQNHVHSLLCQLSQVEEHHVIYHDPSFHIITFYFPSHNFTIYEIWSPLLVHYETIDDPGVSSKKYMNLHLDILDSTWTRFYNQYDYMVLSGSPWFYNPSIIFEKNEVIGCHYCPGLGLKEYGAAKAYAKALQLSLNFIATSEHKPIVIVRTWPPSHYEAGESPTERVCNRTRPFREGEISGAPADLKMREVEVEEYEKAAPIGARNGVRIELLDTYHLFLLRPDGHPGPYGTYYPFDGGKQQNDKNDCIHWCLPGPIDTLNDMLMKMVMNGNAHDSASAML